CTCTTGCAAAGATTGGCGCCGGTCAAATCCGCCTCCATGAAGTTCGTTCCGGCCAGATGGCTGCCCTCGAGGTTGGCGCCTTGAAGAATGGCGCCGCCGAGGTCGGCAAGTTCGAACCGGCACCCGTGGAGGTCCGCCTCGGTCAGGTCGGCCCCCTTCAGGCTGGCGCCGCTGAAATCCGTGCCGGCGAAGGTTTTGTTGCTGAGGTCATAGCCGTCCAGATTGGCCCGCTCGCCCTCGCGTCCACGGCTTTCGATCCAGCGCAGATGTTCCTCCAGAACCGTCTTAAGGGGCTTGCTCGCTTTCTGGGGTTCGGTCGGAAGCTTCGCCTCGGACATGTTTGCCAAGGCCATGGGAACGTCCGTCAGGTTCGTTGTCGTAAGGTTGGCGTTTGTAAAATTGGCCCCCGTCACATGTGCCTTGACGAGGTTGGCGCCGTCGAAATTGCAGCCGGAGAGATTGGTGTCTCCGAGATTGGAGCTGGCCATGTTCGCTTTCGTCAAATTTGCGCCCTGAAGGTTTGCGTTCTGAAGCTTGACGCCGATCAGCTTGGCACCGCTAAGATCGGCGCCGACGGCCGTGCAGCCCTTCATGTTGGCGCGTGTTAGATTAGCGCCCTTCAGGATCGCGTCGTTCAGGATGGATTGACCAAGATTGCTGCCGACGGTTTTCCAGGTGCCGCGTTGCCGCGCATCGATGAGGCGGCCTTCCCTTAAATCCGCCTTTTCAAGATCCGCACCCGTCAAATCCGCCTTGTAGAGATTGGCGCCATGCAAATCGGCGCTCTTGAGGTTGGCGTTCTTCAGGATCGACAGCGAAAGGTCCGATGCGTAGAGGTCCGCTTTTTCAAGGTTGGCGCCGCTCAGGTTGCAGTTCTTGAGAATGGCGCCGTTCATACGGGCCTTGGCGAGGTTGGCAAAGGAAAGATCCAGCCCGGAAAGGTCCAGCGCGGAAAGGTTGGCCCGCTCGCCATCCGCTTTGCCGGCTAGCCACCTCTCGTGCTTCCGAAGAAGCCGAATGATTTCATAAGGTGTCAAAAGAGCACCTGCCGATCCAAGCCTCGCGTGCCGTTTTTCATCCCACAGGGAAAAATGCACCAGCCTAGTTTGATACGCCATGGCCTGTTAAGGAAGGACTAAGAAAACCAAAGACGCAGAAACGCCGGGAAGGGGACCCCAATTCCCGCCGCCTTTGCTTCACCGCGTCTTTCCGGTTGAGCGTCGCCCGAAACTTCGCTAGGGTTTCCTTCGACGGTTCCCCCATTTGGGGATGAGAAAGGGAACACGGTGCGACCCGATGGGTTCATGCCGTGGCTGCCCCCGCAACTGTATGCGGAAGATGCGTCCAAGAAAGCCACTGGGAAACTGGGAAGGCTGGACGCGAACGCTAAATCCGCAAGCCAGGAGACCTGCCGTCGAATGTCACCACCGTTGGGCGGGGTTGTTCCGGCGGCTGCGGGTTTCCGTAGACGGTGACATGGCTTCGTAAGAAGGATGTTGTCGGCTGCGGAGGGTCCCATTCGATGTTTTTTTCCGACGGCTTAATCTCTCGCGGGCGAGGGCGGTTGCTCTTGCGCGCCATCTCTTCTTCGTCACAGTTCTTCGGGGGCAGCAAACCTACCGTCCGCTTGTCCGTCACGGCATCGATCGCCGGGCGGGTGGAAAGAAGCGGAAGAACCCGGGCGCCTGATCGGGCCGGGTTCTCCCGTGAACGGGAAATCCCATTCACACAGACGGAGTCTGCAATGCCCACTTCAGTAAAAAGTTTTCTTGCGCCGAACTTCTTCCTACGCCTGAAACGCGGGACGGTTTTATTTCTCCTTTCTTCTCTGACCTTCCTGCCGCTGCCCGCCTTTTCGGCGGAGGGCGAGGAGGGGAAAGAGCCGGCCACGTCGACGCTTCCCGAGGTCGTCGTTACCGCCACGCGCATTGCAACACCCAGGGAGCAGGTTGCCTCCTCGATCACCGTGATCACGGCGGACGAGATCGCGCGTCGGCAATACCGCGTGATTGAAGACGCCCTGCGCTCCGTGTCGAGCTTGAGCGTCGTTCGCAACGGCGGCCCCGGTAAGAACACGGCGGTCTTTAGCCGAGGCAGCAGCGCAAACCATACGCTCGTCCTGCTCGACGGGATTGAGATGAACGATCCCAGCACGCCGGACGGCCGGATGAATTTTGCCGGTCTTCCGATCGAGGATGTCGAGCGGATCGAGGTTCTGCATGGGCCACAGGGCACTCTCTATGGTTCGGACGCGATCGGTGCCGTCGTCAACATCATCACGAAAAAAGGCTCGGGCGCGCCGACAGCGACGCTGAGCCTGGAAGGCGGCTCCTTCGACACTTTCCGCCAGATGTTAAATCTGCGCGGCGGGGAAAAGCTCTTCGATTACTCCGTCACTTTCCAGGGCGTTACGACCGACGGCGTCTCCGTCGCGCCGGCCCGTTTTACGCCGGCCGGAAGCGTGAAGGACAAGGACGGCTATGACAATCAGACCGTTTCCGCCAATCTGGGCATCACGCCGAACGAGATCCTCGCGTTCCGCTTCACGGGCCGCTTCACGGATCTTCGGAATGACCTCGACCTCAACGTCTTTCCCATCCAGGCGGACAACGACAGCCACGACGAAGAGGATCGCCTTTTCCTGGGCGGGGAGGCTTCCCTCTCGCTTTTCGAGGGCCGCAGCGAGCACCGCCTCGCCGCGACCTACACGGACTATAACCGGATCGTTCGGGACGATCCGGACGCCTTCAACCCGTTCGATTTCTTGCGCAGCAAAGCGGTCGGCGAGAAGCTGAAATTCGAGATCCAGAACGACTTCCGCTTCGTCGAAAACCATGTCCTGACGCTTGGCCTGGAGACCGAGGAAGAAAAAATCAAAACAAGCACGGATTCCGATAGCCTGTTCGGTCCGTTTACGTCCGCGGCCAAGGCGGACGTGCAGACGAACGCGGTCTATCTTCAGGACCAGTTTGCTTATCGCGACCGTTTCTTCGGGACGCTTGGCGTCCGGTTGGACGATCCCGACAGCTTCGGCTCGGAAACCACCTATCGCATAGCGCCCGCCTACCTGCACCGCGAGACGGGCACGAAAGTTCGCGGCGCCTATGCGAAAGGCTTCAAGGCTCCCGCCTTGTTCCAGCTTTTCGGTTCCTCGATCTCCGGCTTCGGCGTCTTTTCCGGCAACCCGAATCTGAAGCCCGAAGTCAGCCGGGGCTGGGAGATAGGTTTTGACCAAGGTCTCTTCGACCGGCGTCTGACCGTCGGCGTCACCTATTACGAGAACGACATCAAGAACCTGATCGAAGGCACTGCCACGACAAACCTGAACATCGGCAAGGCCGAGACGAAGGGGGTTGAGGTAACCGCCACGGCAAAGCTTCTCGAAAACCTCGACCTCGATGCGCGCTATGCTTATACGCGGGCGGAGAACAGCACGACCGGACAGGAACTTCTGCGCCGGCCCTTGCACAAGGCGGGTTTTGACTTTGCTTACCGGCCGATCACGGAACTCCGGCTCAACCTTGGCGGAACCTATATCGGCCGCCGCCATGACATCGACGCCCTTACCTTCGGACGCGTCAAGGGCGCCGGCTACTTCCTGGCCGATGTCGCCGCCACATACGACGTGGCGGAAGGGTGGCAGGCTTTCGGCCGGCTCGAGAACGCCTTCAGCCACAAAGTCGAAGACCCGGACGGTTTCGGGCAGCCGGGCTTTGCTTTCTTCCTGGGGCTGAAGAGGTCTCTGGAGATTTTCTGATGTTTCGATGGGGCGGTGCGTTCCTGGTTGTCGCTTTTGTCGGGGGGTTCCTCGCTCATGCGGCGGAAGCGCGGCCGGAACGCATCGTCTCCATCAATCTTTGCGCGGATCAACTGCTGCTTCTTCTGGTCGAGCCTTCGCGTATTCGCTCCTTGAGTTACTACGCCCTCGACCCCGAAGAATCTTATTTTGCCGAGCGGGCGAAGCCCTTTCCCATCAACCATGTGACGGCGGACGAGGTGCTGGCGTTCGAGCCGGATATCGTCCTGGCCGGCTCCTATACGAGTCGTTCGACGGTTGATCTTTTGAAACGAAGAGGAGTTCACGTTGTCGAGCTTCCGGTGCCGACAACGCTTACCGAGGTGCGCGCGCAATTTCTGGAGGTGGCGGAACTTCTGGACGCCCGACCGAAAGCCGAGGGCTTGCTTGCCGAAATGACCGAACGGCTGGAGGCCGTTTCCGCCCGTGTCAAGAATACGCAAAAACCGTTGGCGGCGGTTTATTTCGCGAACGGGCTGACGGCCGGCAAAGGGACGCTCATGGACGACGTCATGCGCGTGGCTGGCATCGAAAACCTGGCCGGTCGTTTGGGTATCGAAGGCTATGGCAGTCTTTCCCTTGAACGCCTGCTGGTGAGCCAGCCGGACATGATCATTCTCGGCCAGCTCTCGCCGGAGAGTCCTTCCCTTGCCCGCTTGGTGCTGGAGCATCCCGCCTTCCGGCTGTTGCACGCGCACGCGAAGACGGTGGCGGTGCCGCGCCGCTTGTGGACGTGCTGGGGGCCCTTTACGGCGGAATGGGTCGAGCGCCTGGCGGAGGCGCGGCCATGATGGGTATGCCAGCACCCGGAAAAACGGTCGGCAAGGCCGCGTCGCTTTTTCCGCTGGCGGGCGGGCTTTTCCTTCTCCTCCTGGTTCTTGCCGCGCTCTCCCTTTCCCTCGGCA
The Pseudomonadota bacterium genome window above contains:
- a CDS encoding pentapeptide repeat-containing protein; this encodes MTPYEIIRLLRKHERWLAGKADGERANLSALDLSGLDLSFANLAKARMNGAILKNCNLSGANLEKADLYASDLSLSILKNANLKSADLHGANLYKADLTGADLEKADLREGRLIDARQRGTWKTVGSNLGQSILNDAILKGANLTRANMKGCTAVGADLSGAKLIGVKLQNANLQGANLTKANMASSNLGDTNLSGCNFDGANLVKAHVTGANFTNANLTTTNLTDVPMALANMSEAKLPTEPQKASKPLKTVLEEHLRWIESRGREGERANLDGYDLSNKTFAGTDFSGASLKGADLTEADLHGCRFELADLGGAILQGANLEGSHLAGTNFMEADLTGANLCKSRLVPVELLDQRGKTTGRWWPANLTRATLLDACLADADLTSANFSNADLRWADLQNAIMIDAIVEGANLEGVLFKGVLPFNGVIEESVAETAKRPA
- a CDS encoding TonB-dependent receptor encodes the protein MPTSVKSFLAPNFFLRLKRGTVLFLLSSLTFLPLPAFSAEGEEGKEPATSTLPEVVVTATRIATPREQVASSITVITADEIARRQYRVIEDALRSVSSLSVVRNGGPGKNTAVFSRGSSANHTLVLLDGIEMNDPSTPDGRMNFAGLPIEDVERIEVLHGPQGTLYGSDAIGAVVNIITKKGSGAPTATLSLEGGSFDTFRQMLNLRGGEKLFDYSVTFQGVTTDGVSVAPARFTPAGSVKDKDGYDNQTVSANLGITPNEILAFRFTGRFTDLRNDLDLNVFPIQADNDSHDEEDRLFLGGEASLSLFEGRSEHRLAATYTDYNRIVRDDPDAFNPFDFLRSKAVGEKLKFEIQNDFRFVENHVLTLGLETEEEKIKTSTDSDSLFGPFTSAAKADVQTNAVYLQDQFAYRDRFFGTLGVRLDDPDSFGSETTYRIAPAYLHRETGTKVRGAYAKGFKAPALFQLFGSSISGFGVFSGNPNLKPEVSRGWEIGFDQGLFDRRLTVGVTYYENDIKNLIEGTATTNLNIGKAETKGVEVTATAKLLENLDLDARYAYTRAENSTTGQELLRRPLHKAGFDFAYRPITELRLNLGGTYIGRRHDIDALTFGRVKGAGYFLADVAATYDVAEGWQAFGRLENAFSHKVEDPDGFGQPGFAFFLGLKRSLEIF
- a CDS encoding ABC transporter substrate-binding protein; translated protein: MFRWGGAFLVVAFVGGFLAHAAEARPERIVSINLCADQLLLLLVEPSRIRSLSYYALDPEESYFAERAKPFPINHVTADEVLAFEPDIVLAGSYTSRSTVDLLKRRGVHVVELPVPTTLTEVRAQFLEVAELLDARPKAEGLLAEMTERLEAVSARVKNTQKPLAAVYFANGLTAGKGTLMDDVMRVAGIENLAGRLGIEGYGSLSLERLLVSQPDMIILGQLSPESPSLARLVLEHPAFRLLHAHAKTVAVPRRLWTCWGPFTAEWVERLAEARP